The bacterium genome includes a region encoding these proteins:
- a CDS encoding DUF2892 domain-containing protein: protein MKKNVGNVERAARVAAGLGILSLVFILEGNIRFLGLLGIVPIITGSTGICPLYTTLGISTIKKPKG from the coding sequence ATGAAGAAGAACGTCGGGAACGTCGAACGCGCGGCAAGGGTTGCCGCCGGTCTTGGGATATTGTCGCTGGTGTTCATTCTTGAAGGGAATATCAGGTTTCTCGGGCTTCTGGGCATTGTCCCCATAATCACCGGGTCAACCGGAATATGCCCGCTTTACACCACCCTCGGAATCAGCACCATCAAAAAACCGAAAGGCTAG